One genomic window of Solanum dulcamara chromosome 10, daSolDulc1.2, whole genome shotgun sequence includes the following:
- the LOC129871626 gene encoding meiotic nuclear division protein 1 homolog isoform X2, translating to MSKKRGLSLEEKREKMLQIFYDSQGFFLLKELEKLGPKKGVISQSVKDVIQTLVDDDLVFKDKIGTSVYFWSLPSCAGNQLRTVYRKFETDLQNNNKRHTELVEKCKTLKKGREESDAREEALNELKAIEQKHKELKEELAQYADNDPATIEAMKKAIEVAHSSANRWTDNIFTLRQWCSNNFPQAKEQLDHLYSEW from the exons ATG TCGAAGAAAAGAGGTCTTTCATTGGAAGAGAAACGAGAGAAAATGCTACAgatcttttatgattcacaaggtttCTTCCTT CTTAAGGAACTTGAAAAGTTAGGCCCTAAGAAAGGTGTTATCAGCCAGTCAGTGAAAGACGTTATCCAAACTTTGGTGGACGATGATCTTGTGTTTAAAGACAAGATAGGGACTTCT GTATACTTTTGGAGTCTGCCAAGTTGTGCTGGGAACCAG CTGAGAACTGTGTATAGAAAGTTTGAGACTGATCTCCAGAACAATAATAAGCGGCACACTGAACTTGTTGAAAAATGCAAGACTTTGAAAAAGGGACGCGAAGAATCA GATGCACGAGAAGAGGCCTTGAATGAGCTGAAAGCTATTGAACAGAAACATAAGGAACTTAAG GAGGAATTGGCACAGTATGCAGATAATGATCCTGCTACTATTGAAGCAATGA AGAAGGCGATTGAAGTTGCTCATTCATCAGCTAATAGATGGACAG ATAACATCTTCACATTGAGGCAATGGTGTTCCAATAACTTTCCCCAAGCAAAAGAGCAACTTGATCACCTATACAGTGAG TGGTGA
- the LOC129871626 gene encoding meiotic nuclear division protein 1 homolog isoform X1 gives MSKKRGLSLEEKREKMLQIFYDSQGFFLLKELEKLGPKKGVISQSVKDVIQTLVDDDLVFKDKIGTSVYFWSLPSCAGNQLRTVYRKFETDLQNNNKRHTELVEKCKTLKKGREESDAREEALNELKAIEQKHKELKEELAQYADNDPATIEAMKKAIEVAHSSANRWTDNIFTLRQWCSNNFPQAKEQLDHLYSEVGITDDFDYLELPAVVPLTVTEGDL, from the exons ATG TCGAAGAAAAGAGGTCTTTCATTGGAAGAGAAACGAGAGAAAATGCTACAgatcttttatgattcacaaggtttCTTCCTT CTTAAGGAACTTGAAAAGTTAGGCCCTAAGAAAGGTGTTATCAGCCAGTCAGTGAAAGACGTTATCCAAACTTTGGTGGACGATGATCTTGTGTTTAAAGACAAGATAGGGACTTCT GTATACTTTTGGAGTCTGCCAAGTTGTGCTGGGAACCAG CTGAGAACTGTGTATAGAAAGTTTGAGACTGATCTCCAGAACAATAATAAGCGGCACACTGAACTTGTTGAAAAATGCAAGACTTTGAAAAAGGGACGCGAAGAATCA GATGCACGAGAAGAGGCCTTGAATGAGCTGAAAGCTATTGAACAGAAACATAAGGAACTTAAG GAGGAATTGGCACAGTATGCAGATAATGATCCTGCTACTATTGAAGCAATGA AGAAGGCGATTGAAGTTGCTCATTCATCAGCTAATAGATGGACAG ATAACATCTTCACATTGAGGCAATGGTGTTCCAATAACTTTCCCCAAGCAAAAGAGCAACTTGATCACCTATACAGTGAG GTCGGAATAACAGATGACTTTGACTACTTAGAGTTGCCGGCAGTGGTTCCTCTTACAGTTACTGAGGGTGATCTTTAA
- the LOC129871441 gene encoding 40S ribosomal protein S30 produces MGKVHGSLARAGKVRGQTPKVAKQDKKKKPRGRAHKRMQYNRRFVTAVVGFGKKRGPNSSEK; encoded by the exons ATGG GTAAGGTTCACGGATCACTTGCTCGTGCCGGTAAGGTTAGGGGGCAAACACCTAAGGTTGCAAAGCAGGATAAGAAGAAGAAGCCAAGAGGACGTGCACACAAGCGTATGCAATACAATCGCAGATTCGTCACTGCTG TTGTTGGCTTTGGAAAGAAGAGGGGACCAAACTCTTCTGAGAAGTAG
- the LOC129871213 gene encoding IAA-amino acid hydrolase ILR1-like 4, translated as MGFLKWVLAFFILYTSLATPILSTSFLNKEELANISANFLNIAKRPELFDWIVSIRRTIHENPELGFEEFETSKLIRNELDKMGIFYNYPVAVTGVVGFIGTGKPPFVALRADMDALAMQEEVEWEHKSKIPGKMHSCGHDAHVAMLLGAAKILQEQRDDMQGTILLVFQPAEEGGGGAKKMLESGILDNVDAIFGLHISAINPIGTVAANYGPIMAGSGFFEAVIKGKGGHAAIPQHTIDPILAASNIIVSLQHLVSREADPLDSQVVTVAKFKGGGGAFNVIPDSVTIGGTFRAFSKESFTQLKQRIIEVITRQADVQRCNATVDFDIKNRPFYPVTVNNKALHEHFRNVAGQMLGIDKIIEKKPTMGTEDFSFFAEAFPGYFYLLGMVDETKGRFESGHSPFYRVNEDALPYGVALHASLAATYLLEHQVKSITRDQNFHDEL; from the exons ATGGGTTTCTTGAAATGGGTTCTTGCCTTTTTCATTTTATACACATCTTTAGCAACACCCATCTTATCAACTTCTTTTTTGAACAAAGAGGAGTTGGCAAATATTTCAGCCAATTTCTTGAATATTGCAAAAAGACCTGAGCTTTTTGATTGGATAGTTAGTATTAGGAGGACTATTCATGAAAATCCTGAGTTGGGGTTTGAGGAATTTGAGACTAGTAAACTTATTAGAAATGAGCTTGATAAAATGGGTATTTTTTACAATTACCCTGTTGCTGTTACTGGTGTTGTTGGTTTTATTGGGACTGGAAAACCACCCTTTGTTGCTCTGAGAGCTGATATGGATGCTCTTGCTATGCAG GAGGAAGTGGAATGGGAGCACAAGAGTAAAATTCCGGGCAAGATGCATTCTTGTGGACACGATGCTCATGTTGCTATGCTTTTGGGTGCTGCTAAGATCCTTCAGGAGCAGCGTGATGATATGCAG GGAACTATTCTTTTGGTTTTTCAGCCAGCTGAGGAGGGTGGTGGAGGAGCAAAGAAAATGCTTGAATCTGGGATACTTGACAATGTTGATGCCATCTTTGGTCTTCATATTTCCGCCATTAATCCTATTGGCACGGTTGCTGCTAATTATGGCCCTATCATGGCTGGAAGTGGCTTCTTTGAGGCAGTAATAAAGGGGAAAGGTGGTCATGCCGCAATCCCTCAGCACACTATAGATCCGATATTAGCAGCTTCTAACATTATAGTTAGTTTGCAACATCTTGTTTCGCGGGAAGCTGATCCCTTGGACTCACAG GTTGTTACGGTTGCAAAGTTCAAAGGTGGTGGTGGTGCATTTAACGTCATACCTGACTCTGTCACAATCGGTGGAACTTTCAGGGCATTCTCAAAAGAAAGTTTCACACAACTTAAACAGAGAATCATAGAG GTTATCACACGACAAGCTGATGTACAAAGGTGCAATGCTACAGTAGATTTTGACATAAAAAATAGGCCCTTTTACCCGGTGACAGTAAATAACAAAGCTTTGCATGAGCATTTCCGAAATGTAGCTGGACAGATGCTGGGAATCGACAAGATCATAGAAAAGAAACCAACGATGGGGACAGAAGATTTTTCGTTCTTTGCTGAGGCTTTTCCTGGATACTTCTACTTACTTGGAATGGTTGATGAAACTAAAGGACGATTCGAGTCAGGGCATTCCCCTTTCTACAGAGTCAATGAAGATGCACTTCCATACGGTGTTGCTTTACATGCATCATTAGCCGCGACTTACCTTCTTGAACATCAAGTAAAATCAATCACTCGGGATCAAAATTTTCATGACGAGTTGTAA